The following coding sequences lie in one Rhodopirellula bahusiensis genomic window:
- a CDS encoding glycosyltransferase family 4 protein — MFVVTSMPVGGAETLLVNLMRRMDPNVIRPEVICLKEPGPLGVEIANEFPVHSDIIGGKYDIAVLPRLARLMRKRNADAVITVASGDNMFWGRLAAKMAGVPVIASALHSTGWPDGVGRLNRLLTRITDAFIGVAESHGEFLRTFEKFPANKVHVIRNGIDCDRFHPSAECRTSPNVREELGLAPETPLIGIVAALRSEKNHSMLIHAAAKLRERHPDLHTLVIGEGPQRATIEPLLQELGLDDRVHLLGNRGDTPRLLAAMNLFTLCSLNEASPVSILEALACETPVVATDVGSISETVLPGKTGELVPSEDVDSFVAAIDTLLNDDSLRSQMGQNGRELVQNTGSLQSMVDGYQTLVQEIFAEKSQANRRTSAIESAPRVRTTAIKGASRATAG, encoded by the coding sequence ATGTTTGTCGTCACCAGCATGCCAGTTGGTGGAGCTGAAACGTTGCTGGTCAATCTGATGCGGCGAATGGATCCGAATGTGATCCGCCCCGAAGTGATATGTCTGAAGGAACCCGGGCCACTCGGAGTTGAAATCGCGAACGAGTTCCCCGTCCACAGCGACATCATCGGCGGCAAGTACGACATCGCGGTGTTGCCTCGCTTGGCACGTCTGATGCGAAAACGAAACGCCGATGCGGTGATCACCGTCGCATCTGGCGACAACATGTTCTGGGGACGCTTGGCCGCGAAAATGGCGGGCGTTCCGGTGATCGCATCCGCACTTCATTCGACGGGCTGGCCCGATGGTGTCGGACGACTGAACCGATTGCTCACACGCATCACGGATGCGTTCATCGGCGTTGCTGAATCGCACGGCGAATTCTTGCGCACGTTCGAAAAGTTTCCGGCCAACAAAGTCCACGTCATCCGCAATGGAATCGATTGCGATCGTTTCCATCCCTCCGCCGAATGCCGCACTTCACCCAACGTTCGCGAAGAACTTGGACTGGCTCCCGAGACACCATTGATCGGAATCGTGGCGGCTCTGCGAAGTGAAAAGAATCACTCGATGTTGATTCACGCGGCGGCCAAACTTCGCGAACGACATCCCGACCTTCACACCTTGGTCATTGGGGAAGGTCCCCAGCGAGCAACGATCGAGCCGTTGCTCCAGGAGTTGGGGCTGGACGATCGAGTTCACTTGTTGGGCAATCGCGGCGACACGCCTCGTTTGCTCGCCGCCATGAATCTGTTCACGCTTTGTTCGCTCAACGAAGCCTCGCCGGTTTCGATTTTGGAAGCTCTCGCCTGCGAGACCCCCGTGGTCGCGACCGACGTGGGATCCATTTCGGAAACGGTTCTACCGGGCAAAACCGGCGAACTGGTTCCCAGCGAAGACGTTGACTCCTTTGTCGCCGCGATTGACACGCTGCTCAACGACGACAGCTTGCGTTCGCAAATGGGACAAAACGGTCGCGAATTGGTTCAAAACACGGGTTCTCTTCAATCGATGGTCGATGGCTATCAAACCCTCGTGCAAGAAATTT